GTCGCGCGGCACCTTGCCCGAGGCTCGGCGGCCCGTCGAGGAGGCGCGGGTCGGGTCGGGCACCGGGGCCGCCGCGTCGTGGGAGCCGTCGAGGTCGATCGTGGTCATGGTCAGTCCTCCTGGCCGAACGCGCGCTTCTGGACGACCCGGAGGAAGAAGAAGCTGACGATGAAGGTGGCGAGCGCGATGACGACCGAGGTCGCCGCCGCCGAGTAGATGTCGTCGCGGGTGAACGCGTCGCGGTAGACGAGCATCAGCGGTGACCAGCTGGTCGACAGGCTGTTCGTGAGCGGGCGCAGGGTGGTCGGCTCGGCGAACACCTGCAGGGTGGCCACCATGGAGAAGAGCGCGGTCATGACGAGCGCGGGAGCCACCATCGGGATCTTGATGCGCAGCGCGATCTGCACCTCGCTGGCGCCGTCGAGGCGGGCGGCCTCGTAGACGTCGGTCGGCACGGCCTTGAGCGAGGTGTAGATGACGATCATGTTGAAGCCGACGCCGCCCCACAGGGCGATGTTGGCGATCGCGAACAGGACGGTGCCCGAGCCGAGCACGCCGTCGACGTCCCAGCCCAGCCGGTCGAACACGTAGTAGAACGGGCTCACGGCGGGGAGGTACAGGAAGCCCCAGAGCAGCGAACTGATGACGGCGGGCACCGCGTAGGGCATGAAGATCGACACGCGCGAGAAGGCCGTGGCCCGGGTGCGCTTCGAGTCGAGCAGCAGGGCGAAGAGCAGCGCCAGGCCGAGCATGCACGGGATCAGCACGACGCCGTAGAGCAGGACGCGGCCGACACTGGCGGCGAACTCGGGGTCGGTGAGCGAACCGACGTAGTTCTCGAGACCGGCGAAGACCTGGCTCTCGCCGCCCGAGCCGAGCCCGAGGCCGACGACCTGCTTCTTCTGGAAGCTGAGGAACAACGTGTAGACGATGGGCGCCGCCATGAACAGCACGAAGAGCACGATGCCGGGGGCGAGCATGGCGTAGGGGGTCAGCACCCGCGTGCGGAAGCTGCCGTTGCCCTTGCGCGTCGCGGGCCGGGGCGCCTCGCGACCGGTCGACGACGGCGGAGGGCCGGCACCGTCGGTGCGGGGGCTGAGGTGGGTGAGGCTGTCGGCCATGCCGGGTCCTTGGGTCGAGACGGGTGTGACGGAGGGGTGACGGGGCGGACGGGGCGACCCCGGCCGCCCCGCCCGATGTGGCTACTTGACCGAGAAACCGCTCTTGGTCAGGTCGTCGACGGTGATCTCCTGCATGGCCGTGACCGCGTCCTCGAACGCCGCCTGGGTCTTCGCGTCGGCGGCCTTGGCGAACTCGTCGTTGTAGGCGCTGAAGGCCACGTTGACGTTGGGGCCGTAGGTGAACGGGTTCACCGACTCGGACGCCTCGGCGGCGATGTCGTAGAAGTCGTCCTGCTGGCTGAAGAACTCCGGGCTCGTCGTCAGGGCGTCGGCCGCCGCGTCGGTCGCCGCCGGGTAGACGCCGGCGATGTCGGCGAGCGCCGCCACGGCCGTGGGGTCGGTGTTGAGCCAGGTCGCGAACTCGACTGCCGCCTCCTTGTGCTCGGACTGCGTCGTGACGGCCGTGGTCGAGCCACCCCAGTTGCCGTCGGCGGGCTTCGAGGCGTCCCACTGCGGCAGCGGCGCCGCGGTCCACTTGCCGGCGGTGTCGGGGGCGTTGCCGCCCAGCACACCGGGGGCCCAGACCGAGCTGATCCAGCCGACCTGGCTGCCGTCGTTCAGACCGGCGTTCCACTCGGGCGTGTACATCGGCTTGTTGTCGATGGCGCCGCTCTCGACGAGCCCGCCCCAGTACGACGCGACCTTCTCCGTCGAGCCGCCCTCGATGTCGACGCCCCAGCTGTCGCCGTCGATCGACCACCACGAGGCGCCGGCCTGCTGCGTGAGCCCGGCGAACCAGCCGGCGTCGTTGGCCGAGAAGGTGCCGAGGTACTTCGTCGGGTCGGCGGCGTGCAGCTCGGTGGCCACGTCGGCGTACTCGTCCCACGTGGTCGGGACGCTCAGGCCGTACTGGTCGAGGATGTCGGTGCGGTAGTAGGCCATCATCGGGCCGGAGTCCTGTGGGATGGCGTAGACGCCGTCGCCGCCGAGGGTCACCGACGACCAGGTGCCCTCCGAGAAGTCGCCCTCGAGGTCGGCGGCGCCCTGGTCCGAGATGTCGGCGAGCGCGTCCGAGGACACGAGCGTCGGGATCTTCTGGTACTCGGCCTGGATCAGGTCCGGAGCACCGCTGCCGGCCTTGATGGCCGTGAGCAGCTTGGTGATGGCGGGGTCGCCACCGTCCTGCTTGTTGACGGTGACCTGGATGTCGGGGTGGTCCTGGTTCCAGAGGTCGACGACCTTGTCGAGGTTCGGGGCCCAGGCCCAGTAGCTGAGCTCGACGGGGCCGTCGTCGGCCGCGCCTCCCCCGGCGCCGGAGCACCCGGCGGTGAGCAGTAGGGCGGCGGTCGCGACCGTGGCGACACCGAGACGGCGGAATGAGCTGCGCATTCGTCCTCCTTGAGGAAAGCAAGAGCTGTGGTGGGGCGGGACAGCGCGGGCTTCGGAAAACCACGTCGCTGTGCCTGTGAGCGGTTACAGTTACGCACAGCGCTTTTGGCTTGTCAACACCGATACGGACCCTTCCGGCAGTCGATACCGGTGTGTTACAACTGGGAGCGCACACAGTCAAAGGAGATCACCGCATGTCACTCGAGCTCGATGCCCGGCCCACGCCCCAGGCCACCACGACCTGGCTGCCCGGCCGCGCCGACCTGCGCTACGGCGGGGACTACAACCCCGAGCAGTGGCCGCGCGAGGTCTGGCTCGAGGACATCGCCCTGATGAAGCAGGCGGGCGTCAACCTGGTCAGCGTCGGCATCTTCTCGTGGGCGCTGCTCGAACCCCGCGAGGGCGAGTACGACTTCGGCTTCCTCGACGACCTCCTCGGCCTGCTGCACGACGCCGACATCGACGTCGACCTGGCCACCCCGACGACCGTCCCCCCGGCCTGGTTCTGGAAGGCCTACCCCGACTCCCACCCGGTCACGCGTGACGGCGTCACCCTCGGCCGCGGCTCCCGCGGCATGGTCAGCCCGAGCAGCCCCGACTACCGTCGCGCGGCCCTCGCGATCACCGAGCGGCTGGCCGAGCGCTACGCGAACCACCCCGCCGTGGTGCTCTGGCACGTCCACAACGAGTACGGCGCCCCGATCAGCGAGGACTACGGCCCCCACTCGGTGCTCGCCTTCCGCACCTGGCTCGAGGAGAAGTACGTCACCCTCGACGCACTGAACGAGGCCTGGGGCACCCGGTTCTGGGGCCAGACCTACGGCGAGTGGGACGAGATCGACGTGCCGCGCACCTCGGCCACGGTCGTCAACCAGACCTCGCGGCTCGACTTCGCCCGGTTCACCTCGGACGCCCTGCTCGCCTGCTTCACCGCCGAACGCGACGCGATCAAGCGACACGCACCGCACCTCCCGGTCACGACGAACTTCATGGCCACCAACTGCCCCTCGATCGACTACTGGACATGGGCCCGCGAGGTCGACGTCGTCGCGAACGACCACTACCTCGTGGCCGAGCGCCGCGACAACCACGTGCTGCTCGCCATGGACGCCGACCTCACCCGGTCGCTCGCCGGCGGTGCGCCGTGGATGCTCATGGAGCACTCGACCTCGGCCGTCAACTGGCAGCCCCGCAACATCGCCAAGCGCCCGGGTGAACTCGCCCGCAACGCCGCGAGCCACCTGGCACGAGGTGCCGACGCGATCCTGTTCTTCCAGTTCCGGGCGTCACGGTACGGCGCCGAGAAGTTCCACTCCGCGATGCTGCCGCACGCCGGCACCGCGACCCGAACCTGGCGCGAGGTCGTCGACTTCGGCGCCGACCTGGGCCGCCTCGCGGCCGTCCGCGGCAGCCGGGTGGAGGCGCGGGTCGCGATCCTCTGGGACGTCGAGTCGTTCTGGGCCCACGACCTCGAGTGGCGCCCGTCGGTCGAGCTCCAGCACCGCGAGCGCGTCGTCGCCTGGTACTCGGCCCTGTGGCACCTCGGCGTGACGGTGGACTTCCGTCACCCGCACGACGACCTGTCGGGCTACGACCTCGTGCTCGCCCCCTCGCTGTACCTGGCCGACCGGCACACCACCGACGCCCTCGACGCGTTCGTCCGCGGGGGCGGCACCTTCGTCGCGTCGTACTTCTCGGGCGTGGTCGACGAGAACGACACCGTCCACGCCGGTGGAGCACCCGGTGCCCTGCGCGACGTGCTCGGGCTCTCGGTGCCCGAGTTCCTGCCCCTGTACGCCGACCAGGTCGTCACGCTCGACGACGGCACGACCGGCACCGGCTGGTCCGACGACATCGTGCTCGAGGGCGCCGTGGCGGTCGCGAGCTACGTCGACGGCCCGGCGGCGGGAGGTCCGGCGGTCACCCGTCACGCCCACGGCGACGGTTCGGCCTGGTACGTCTCGACGCGCACGACGGGGGCCGACCTCGAGGGGCTCGTCCGGTCGGTGCTGGACGACGCCGGCGTGCCGCTGCCGGTCGAGCACCCCGACGGGCTCGAGGTCGTCGTGCGCCACGGGGACGACGCCGACTTCACCTTCCTGGTCAACCACGCCGAGGCAGCGACCGACGTCGCGGTCGGTCGGGGCACCGAGCTGATCACCGGCGACGCCGTCGACGGCCGCGTCGTCGTTCCCGCCGGCGCGGTCCGCGTCGTGAGCCGCCCGCGCGGCTGAGCCGCGAGGCGACCCGAGGAGGCGCGGTGCCGGCGTCGGGACCGGCACCGCGCCTCCTGCACTCACCCCTCGAGAGCCCCACCCCTCACCCACAGCACCCCGCCACACCGATCGTCAAGGAGGACGACACGATGACACGACCCACCACCACACCCCGGACCCGCATCGACCGGAGGGGCCGGCGCGGTCTCGCCGTCGGCGCCGCCCTCGCCACGGCGGCCCTGGGAGCAGGCCTGCTGGCGGGCGCCCCCGCGACCGCGGCCCCCGGAGGCCCGGCCCCCCGCCCGGTCGTCGTGCAGGACCCCGGCTTCGAGCAGGGCGCGGCGGGCTGGGTCTCGAAGGGGAAGGGCACCACGACGCTCGAGGCGGGTGGGCACGACTCGGCCACGCGCCTGACGCACGTGCTGTCGACGGCCGGCACGGCCACGACCAGCCAGAAGCTCAAGAAGGTCACGCCCGGCTGGTGGACCTTCTCGGCCTGGGTGAAAAGCGGTGGCGGCCTGGCCACGAGCACGCTCTCGCTCATGGGGTGCGGCACCGGCTCGAGCACGGACGCCGCGGGCACGACGGTCGTCCCCTCGACCGAGTCCGACGACGGCTGGCTGCACCTGTCGGTCTCGGCCGAGGTGACGCACAGCCAGTGCACGCCCACGCTCACCACGTCGGGTGCCGCGGGGGCCTGGGCGAGCATGGACGACGTGACCTTCACGCCCGGCCGTGTCACCCGCGACGTGCGGGGCGCCGACCTCTCGGGCCTGCCCCGCAACGAGGACCGCGGAGCCGTCTACCTCGACGCCGCCGGACGTCCGACGGACGCCGTGCAGCAGCTCGCCGACCACGGCGCGAACATGGTGCGGCTGAAGGTCTGGGTCGACCCGACCGACGGCTACAACGACCAGGACGACGTCGTCGCGATGGCCGCGCGGGTGAAGGCGGCGGGCATGCAGCTGCTCGTGGACTTCCACTACAGCGACCGCTGGACCGACCCGGGCGCCCAGACCATGCCGAAGGCCTGGCTCGGGCTGAGCGCGCCCGAGGTCGCCACGAAGATCCACGACCACACCCGCAGCGTGCTCGACGCCCTCGCCGCCGAGGGCATCACCGCGGACGCCGTGCAGGTCGGCAACGAGATCAACCCCGGCATGGTCTGGCCTCTGGGCCAGACCTGGGACGTCGACCCGAGCGACGGCGTCAGCGGCGCGCAGTGGAGCAACCTGGCGATGTTCCTCACGGCCGGAGCGACGGCGGTGAAGGAGGTCTCGCCGACGACGCAGGTCGTGCTGCACCTGACGAACATCAACAACGGGATCGACGGCCTGACCTGGTGGTTCGACGAGGCGACCTCACGCGGGGTGCCGTTCGACCTGATCGGCCTCTCGTACTACGGCTACTGGCACGGCGGGCTGTCGGGCATGCAGCAGGCGGTCACGACGCTGTCCGAGCGCTACGACCGCGACGTGCTGATCGTCGAGACGTCCTACCCCTGGACGCTCGAGGACGATCCCGACCACACCTGGGAGAACGTCGTCGTCGACCCATCGCAGCTGGTCGCCGGCTACCCGGCGACACCTGAGGGGCAGGCCGCGAACTTCCGGGCGATCCAGGACGTCGTGGCGTCGGCCCCCGGCGGCCGCGGTATCGGCGTCGTCGCCTGGGAGCCCGCGTGGACGGCGGTCGACGGGGCCGGCTGGGACCCGGACGACCCGACCTCGGGGAACGCGTGGGAGAACCAGGCGATGTGGGACTTCGACGGTCGCCCCCTGCCCGCCCTCGACGAGTACGCGGCCGACTGACCCGGGCGAACGCCGGGTGATCCCGGCCGGCCACGTCACGGACCGTGATCGGAGACCCCCAAGATGGGCTCATGCCCTCCTCCCCGCGTCCGCGAGCCCGCGTCGACCGACGCACCGTGTTGCTCGGCGCGGGCGGCGTCGCCGTCCTCGGCGCCGTGGGAGCGGGCCTGGCCCTGCGGAGTGCGCGCGTGACCGGGGAGGCGCAGGTCACGCCGACCGCGCCTCCTCGGCCGGTCGACGCCCTGCGGGCCGCGCGTCCCGCCACCGTCGCGCACCGCGGCGGGTCCCGCGACTGGCCCGAGATGTCGCTGTTCGCCTACCGGCGGTCGGTCGCAGCCGGGGTCGACGGGCTCGAGATGTCGCTCTCCCGCACCTCGGACGGAGTGTGGTTCGGTCTACACGACGAGACCCTCGACCGCACCTCGGGCACGTCCGGCTTCGTCGCCGCCGAGCACACCTGGAGCGAGGTGCAGCGGTACCGCATCTCGGCGGCCGGGACGAGCGACCCCGGGCAGTCGGACCAGCCCTACGCGCGCTTCGACGAGGTGGTGCGCGAGTTCGGCCGCGAGCACGCCCTCTTCGTCGACCCGAAGCACGTCGACTCCCGCTACTACCCCGAGCTGTTCGAGATCGCGCGGACGCAGCTCGGCACGGCCGACCTCACGCAGACCCTCGTCGGCAAGGGCTACTGCACGCAGACCGAGTGGGGCGACCTCGCCACCGCGCGGGGGTGCGAGACCTGGGGGTACTACTACGCCGACGAGCTGGCGGACGATCCCGAGCTGCTGACCCGCACCTCCGACAGCTGGAGCCTGCTGGGCCTCGACTGGCGAGCACCCGCCGCGACCTGGGCGACCCTCGCCGCGACCGGCAAACCCGTCTTCGGCCACATCGTGCCCGACCTCGACGCGGCGCACACCGCCCTCGACCACGACGCCGACGGGCTCGTCGTCTCGGGCGTCGCCGAGGTCGTCGGGCCGCTCACGACCGAGGGCTGAGCCCGCGCGCACGCCGCCGCGGCTCGCGCGCCGCGCCCCGCGTCCGTCGTCCGCACGCGCCGCGCCCCGCGGCTCAGGCCGCGGTCACGACCACGCGCTCGGGCCGTTCGGCGTCCGCTCCGAAGACCAGACGCCGGGTGGCGACCTTGTCGGCGAAGAACCGGTCGTGGCTGACCACGACGACCGCCCCGGGGAAGTGCTGCAGCGCCCGCTCCATCACCTGGGCACTGGGCACGTCGAGGTGGTTGGTGGGCTCGTCGAGCAGCAGCACCGAGGCACCCGAGAGCAGGCACTGGGCCATGGCGACGCGGGCCCGCTGACCACCCGAGAGCGCCCCGATGCGCTTCTTGAGGTCGGCCTCGCTGAACTGGAACATTGCGAGGAACCGACCGACCGACTTGCGCGTCGCGGTCAGGGCGAGGCTGTCGGGCATCGCGTTGACCGAGTGCGTGACGGTGTCGTCGTCGTCGAGCTCGGCCAACACCTGGTCGTACGAGACCACCTTGACCCCGCCGGCCCACGCGGCCCGACCGGCGTCGGCGCGCTCCTCGCCGGTCAGCACCCGCAACAGGGTGCTCTTGCCGCTGCCGTTCGCCCCCGTGATCACCAGGCGGTCGCCGCGACGCAGCTCGAACGTGAGGTCGTCGAAGAGCGTGCGGTCGTCGCGGGCCTTGCCGAGGCCGTCGACCCGGCAGAGGACGTCCTTGACGTGCAGCCCCGAGTAGATCTCGGTGATGATCTGGTCGACCGGGCGCGGGGCCCGCGACTTCTTCACCTTGGCCAGCTGCTTGAGCAGGTCTCCGCCGTCCTGGCGCTTGGCGGCCTTCGCGGCGTCGCGGCGGTCCGAGATGCCCTCGGCCTCGAACGCGAGCAGCTCGGATTCGTGCACGAACTGCTGCTCGAGGCTCTTCAGCCGGAACTGTTTCTGCACGACGTACTCGGCGAAGTCGCCCGGGTAGTCGTGCAGGTGGAAGTTCTCGACCTCGACGATGCGGGTGACGACCGCGTCGAGGAAGCTGCGGTCGTGCGACACGACGACGGCCGCGCCGTGGAAGTCGCGGAACCAGGACTCGAGCCACTCGACGCCGGCCACGTCGAGGAAGTTCGTCGGCTCGTCGAGCAGCAGCACGTCGGGGTCCTCGAGGACGATCTTCGCCAGGGCCGCCCGGTTGCGCCAGCCGCCGCTGAGGTCGTCGATCGGGCTGGTGCGGTGCGCGTCGCTGAACCCGAGCACGCTGAGGGCGGTGTCGATGCGGCGCGGGTACTCCCAGCCGTCGACCCGGTCCATCTCGGCGAACAGCTCGGACTGCCGGTGGATGAGCTGGTCGAGGGCGTCCCCGCCGTCGGGGTCCACGGCGACCACGGCGATGTCGGCGTCGATCTGCGCCAGGTCGGCCTCGATCGTCCGCTCGTGGGCGAAGAGTCCGGTCAGCACCTCGACGATCGTCTGCGTGCCGTCCAACTCGGAGAACTGAGAGAAGTACCCCACCCGCACGCCCTGCTCGAGGGTGACCGTGCCCTCGTCGGGCTGCACCTGGTCGAGCATCAGCTTGAGCAGGGTGGACTTGCCGCTGCCGTTGCGACCGACGATCCCCACGCGCTCCTTCTCGTCGAGGCGGAAGAAGGCCTCGCGCACCACCGGGGTGCCGTCGAAGCGGACGGTCACGTCGTTCAGTCGGATCAGGCTCATGCGTCGATCCTCGCAGGCCGACGGAACACCCGGCGCCGCCCGGTTGTTGTCGTCGGAGGCATCGACGCGACCGCG
This genomic interval from Frigoribacterium sp. Leaf415 contains the following:
- a CDS encoding beta-galactosidase translates to MSLELDARPTPQATTTWLPGRADLRYGGDYNPEQWPREVWLEDIALMKQAGVNLVSVGIFSWALLEPREGEYDFGFLDDLLGLLHDADIDVDLATPTTVPPAWFWKAYPDSHPVTRDGVTLGRGSRGMVSPSSPDYRRAALAITERLAERYANHPAVVLWHVHNEYGAPISEDYGPHSVLAFRTWLEEKYVTLDALNEAWGTRFWGQTYGEWDEIDVPRTSATVVNQTSRLDFARFTSDALLACFTAERDAIKRHAPHLPVTTNFMATNCPSIDYWTWAREVDVVANDHYLVAERRDNHVLLAMDADLTRSLAGGAPWMLMEHSTSAVNWQPRNIAKRPGELARNAASHLARGADAILFFQFRASRYGAEKFHSAMLPHAGTATRTWREVVDFGADLGRLAAVRGSRVEARVAILWDVESFWAHDLEWRPSVELQHRERVVAWYSALWHLGVTVDFRHPHDDLSGYDLVLAPSLYLADRHTTDALDAFVRGGGTFVASYFSGVVDENDTVHAGGAPGALRDVLGLSVPEFLPLYADQVVTLDDGTTGTGWSDDIVLEGAVAVASYVDGPAAGGPAVTRHAHGDGSAWYVSTRTTGADLEGLVRSVLDDAGVPLPVEHPDGLEVVVRHGDDADFTFLVNHAEAATDVAVGRGTELITGDAVDGRVVVPAGAVRVVSRPRG
- a CDS encoding glycoside hydrolase family 53 protein, whose product is MTRPTTTPRTRIDRRGRRGLAVGAALATAALGAGLLAGAPATAAPGGPAPRPVVVQDPGFEQGAAGWVSKGKGTTTLEAGGHDSATRLTHVLSTAGTATTSQKLKKVTPGWWTFSAWVKSGGGLATSTLSLMGCGTGSSTDAAGTTVVPSTESDDGWLHLSVSAEVTHSQCTPTLTTSGAAGAWASMDDVTFTPGRVTRDVRGADLSGLPRNEDRGAVYLDAAGRPTDAVQQLADHGANMVRLKVWVDPTDGYNDQDDVVAMAARVKAAGMQLLVDFHYSDRWTDPGAQTMPKAWLGLSAPEVATKIHDHTRSVLDALAAEGITADAVQVGNEINPGMVWPLGQTWDVDPSDGVSGAQWSNLAMFLTAGATAVKEVSPTTQVVLHLTNINNGIDGLTWWFDEATSRGVPFDLIGLSYYGYWHGGLSGMQQAVTTLSERYDRDVLIVETSYPWTLEDDPDHTWENVVVDPSQLVAGYPATPEGQAANFRAIQDVVASAPGGRGIGVVAWEPAWTAVDGAGWDPDDPTSGNAWENQAMWDFDGRPLPALDEYAAD
- a CDS encoding ABC transporter substrate-binding protein encodes the protein MRSSFRRLGVATVATAALLLTAGCSGAGGGAADDGPVELSYWAWAPNLDKVVDLWNQDHPDIQVTVNKQDGGDPAITKLLTAIKAGSGAPDLIQAEYQKIPTLVSSDALADISDQGAADLEGDFSEGTWSSVTLGGDGVYAIPQDSGPMMAYYRTDILDQYGLSVPTTWDEYADVATELHAADPTKYLGTFSANDAGWFAGLTQQAGASWWSIDGDSWGVDIEGGSTEKVASYWGGLVESGAIDNKPMYTPEWNAGLNDGSQVGWISSVWAPGVLGGNAPDTAGKWTAAPLPQWDASKPADGNWGGSTTAVTTQSEHKEAAVEFATWLNTDPTAVAALADIAGVYPAATDAAADALTTSPEFFSQQDDFYDIAAEASESVNPFTYGPNVNVAFSAYNDEFAKAADAKTQAAFEDAVTAMQEITVDDLTKSGFSVK
- a CDS encoding ABC-F family ATP-binding cassette domain-containing protein, which translates into the protein MSLIRLNDVTVRFDGTPVVREAFFRLDEKERVGIVGRNGSGKSTLLKLMLDQVQPDEGTVTLEQGVRVGYFSQFSELDGTQTIVEVLTGLFAHERTIEADLAQIDADIAVVAVDPDGGDALDQLIHRQSELFAEMDRVDGWEYPRRIDTALSVLGFSDAHRTSPIDDLSGGWRNRAALAKIVLEDPDVLLLDEPTNFLDVAGVEWLESWFRDFHGAAVVVSHDRSFLDAVVTRIVEVENFHLHDYPGDFAEYVVQKQFRLKSLEQQFVHESELLAFEAEGISDRRDAAKAAKRQDGGDLLKQLAKVKKSRAPRPVDQIITEIYSGLHVKDVLCRVDGLGKARDDRTLFDDLTFELRRGDRLVITGANGSGKSTLLRVLTGEERADAGRAAWAGGVKVVSYDQVLAELDDDDTVTHSVNAMPDSLALTATRKSVGRFLAMFQFSEADLKKRIGALSGGQRARVAMAQCLLSGASVLLLDEPTNHLDVPSAQVMERALQHFPGAVVVVSHDRFFADKVATRRLVFGADAERPERVVVTAA
- a CDS encoding carbohydrate ABC transporter permease; translated protein: MADSLTHLSPRTDGAGPPPSSTGREAPRPATRKGNGSFRTRVLTPYAMLAPGIVLFVLFMAAPIVYTLFLSFQKKQVVGLGLGSGGESQVFAGLENYVGSLTDPEFAASVGRVLLYGVVLIPCMLGLALLFALLLDSKRTRATAFSRVSIFMPYAVPAVISSLLWGFLYLPAVSPFYYVFDRLGWDVDGVLGSGTVLFAIANIALWGGVGFNMIVIYTSLKAVPTDVYEAARLDGASEVQIALRIKIPMVAPALVMTALFSMVATLQVFAEPTTLRPLTNSLSTSWSPLMLVYRDAFTRDDIYSAAATSVVIALATFIVSFFFLRVVQKRAFGQED
- a CDS encoding glycerophosphodiester phosphodiesterase, with protein sequence MPSSPRPRARVDRRTVLLGAGGVAVLGAVGAGLALRSARVTGEAQVTPTAPPRPVDALRAARPATVAHRGGSRDWPEMSLFAYRRSVAAGVDGLEMSLSRTSDGVWFGLHDETLDRTSGTSGFVAAEHTWSEVQRYRISAAGTSDPGQSDQPYARFDEVVREFGREHALFVDPKHVDSRYYPELFEIARTQLGTADLTQTLVGKGYCTQTEWGDLATARGCETWGYYYADELADDPELLTRTSDSWSLLGLDWRAPAATWATLAATGKPVFGHIVPDLDAAHTALDHDADGLVVSGVAEVVGPLTTEG